The genome window gacaaaaaattaaatgatgaatatattttagatataacagaaaatctcttattaatttctttttttgtcttattaGAAACATATAGTCACGTTTTGTttctagataaaaatatagaaaatatatattataagagaaaaatatatattaagcatatttctaaaataaataaaaaaaaaaaaaaaaaaatcaaagagcAGAGATTCAAAGACACGATACATGAACACATATTCATTCGAATAAGTGTCACTTAGCTTGTCATTTAGcttgaaaagtgaaaaatttgaatattatttttgcattttctctttctttttctatacaCCCTGTATACTTGCTATTTTAATTCGCGACGAGCATTGCACAAAGCAGATTAAAGCCGCGCAATAATAGCGATATCGCGGTGTATGCGAGCGAGACAAGGAATCGAcacgcgagagaaagaaaagagacagagagagagagagagagggggggcagagagagagagagagagagagagatagtgTCGCGATGTGGGATAGTTGCGATGAGAGCGAGTGCAGTGAGTTGACTTCGATAAGGACGATTGATTTCGCGACGCACGAGATGTTCGAGCCCACGGAGCAGGGAAAGGTGAGCGGGTTTTTTTCGCAGATATAGTCATCGGGCGAGGTCCTGCCGAAGGATGATGCGCCGGTCGAAAGAAATTCGATCACGCTGTCGTGATTGCAGACGAGATGACGTTCTTGGAATGCATCCGCCCACATGTATCTTATCGCGTGTTCCACGTGAAATTCAACGATCGGAAATAATCGCGGGAATATCGGAACAATGACATTTCGACTAATCGCGTAAAAGCATCTGCTCTGATTTAAACGAGGAACGCTTTATTGTCTCGTGTTTTTCGGTTCGGCGGAGAGGTTAGGTTCCGTTTGGCGTTCCACGAACAAATTTCGAGTGACTCGTCCGTTCTTTCGTAACCGCGAACCGCGAGTCTCGTGAGAATCGTTTGGAAAAGTCACGTGACAGCGCAGGTGATTCTTATTCTTCGTggaattgataatataatttgtccttgacattttgcaatttgtttataaacagTATTATGGTATGCATTCGTTATGACGTACAGTATTCGtcaatcattatatttaattgtagtGTAGATAGTATTCACAATAAGTGCTTTGTTATATATGCAACTATTACTCTTCAAATTCTTGATGcgaatattatgatttatgttattattttattgacattTCAGGATCTGTGCATCCACACGGGTGTTGTACTTCGTGGAGCAAATGCTAGAGAAGATGAGGTTCATAGTTCAGGGACTCTTAACATTGTGCAATATGTaagattttttgttaatgcgattaatattatttatttatatttatagatatattcagTAAAACTCATCTATTTTTATGTTGCAGAGTTTTGGAAAATGCATAGAATGGAAGCCTATAGAAGATTCTGTGGTATCAGAATGTCAAGATCAAGATCCAGAATGGTCTTTGGTGGATACACATACAAGAAGAACTCGTACAAACTCGGAAGGTCCAGACTCCCTTGGACGTACGAGAaccgttaaaatattattctccgATTTAAAGTCGTTTCGTGTGAACCATGGTGGACAACaacttatatttatgcaaagaGATGGTACCACCTATGTTGCCTTTTTTCAGCTATGTAATGCTGAAAGTTTTGTTAATTCACTGAAgggatttattaaattcgtaAAATCACGTTCGGACAAGAACTTGTATCTTGTTTTGGATGAAGTTGAGACAGTGTTAAAGAAATCTTTCGCCGAGTTGGATCTGTTTCAAGAGAATACTTCTGATTACGTAtggaaatttgtaaaaaatttacacaatcGTCCTTATGAAACAACACTGGAGGCTTTCAGTAAACTCGCAGATATTTGGTGTAAGTgctatagatttatattttgcttataATCAATGTATTGTAATTTGTTGTAgatgtaagaatttttttttgatagtcatgtattatatatgacattataCACTGTTgactattaaaattgcaacattgtacgtttaaatatgtaatgcatatacatatatatatataatatatgtatattatgtaataatattatagtgtATAAAGAGCCAGTGAAGCGGCCTGTTGAAGAGGCAGTCGCCGACCTATTAAATCAATCTCTTACGATTGATCACCATCCTCGTGTATCTGTATCTGTATCTGGAGAAGGATCCGGAGAAGAGTACGAAGTAATTGGAGTTGGAGTGGATTTACCTCCGCGACCACCATGTCCACGtggtatataatttattaatataaatatagaaattaatataatacatacagacaaattactataatataggattcttacaaaaaatttttaattgcatatacattaattaactatgtatttttaaataagagtttcataattttatagtatattttatattattttacaggtGCACCATTGACACAAGAACAATGGGAGAAATGTAAAGATTCAGAAGGAAGAATTATTAATCCAGAGGCTGTCAAAGAAATCATCTTTCGTGGggtatatatctaatatatatattttgatatatgatattgatatttcacatataacatgtaatataaattctatatgtgATATATGTGTAGGGTATTTTTCCATCGCTGCGTTTTGAAGTAtggaaatttctattaaattattatccgTGGAGATCGACGCATAATGAAAGATTAGAATTGAAGAGGAAAAAGACTGACGAATATTTCACGATGAAATTGCAATGGCGTACATTTACACCTGCGCAAGAGAGTCGATTTTCCGACTATAGAGAGCGAAAAAGTTTAATAGGTAAAGTAATTAAGTTAccatttatataagaataaaatgtttttacgtTTTGAAATAAGTATTTAACATCTATTAATCCTATTTCCAGAAAAGGATGTAAATAGAACAGATCGAACACATCCTTATTATGCAGGAGATAATAACCCTCATTTAGAACAACTCTATGACATACTCATGACCTACGTAATGTACAATTTTGATTTAGGATATGTTCAGGGTATGAGCGATCTTCTTAGtcctatcttatttttaatggaTAATGAAGTTGATGCATTTTGGTGTTTTGTTGGATTCATGGATAAAGTGGTAAGTTTAATATTCTATGCATAATAGTATACAATGCCAATACTTGAAAGTATatgtaatttctattattttaaaacagagCACTAATTTTGAGATGGATCAAAAAGGCATGAAAGCACAATTATGCCAATTGCATACTTTATTATGCACTACGGAACCACAATTGGCATATTATCTAAATAGACATGACTCTGGCAACATGTTTTTCTGTTTCCGATGGTTGTTGGTACTTTTTAAGCGAGAATTTAGCGcgatagatatattaaaattatgggAAATATTGTGGACGGGTTTACCttgcaaaaattttcatttgctTATATGCGCAGCTATTTTGGACACagagaagaatattttaatagaaaacaaTTATGGATTTACGGAAATATTAaaggtaattttaaattttcaaagcattttttcatataagaacattaattatctctatttataaattctaaaatagtATAATGTTATTGTTTACAGCATATAAATGATTTGTCACTTCATATTGAGTTACCTTGGACAATTTCTAAAGCAGAAGGTATTTATTATCAGCTTATGTCCATGGAAGATCAGATTCCTGATGATGTTCGTGTAATTATCGGATTGGAgcgattgcataaaattacatcGATGAATGGAAGTGATGATGAGGCATCTGGTAATAATGCTCGTGTTAATGGAGCTCGAGTTAATAATTCGAGGAGAAATAGTTCAAGTAGCGCCAATGTTAAATTAGGAGACGATGAAGTATCGTTTGAACGTGGATTGAATATGACGTATATGTGAGGTCAAGACTGGAACTTTATAATGATTTGCTAGTAGAAAACTGATTGAAAGTCTCTCCACTCGAAGAATCAAATATCTGTTACAATCTCTATCGGAgcttttatagatattatttcgaaactattgttgaaaataatttccatGCGCGGCTTTCAacgaaattaaataagatataaatattgttttgagaatgttttgaaaaaatataaacaacaaTAGCACGtttctctaaatataataatctaaatttttttcaattgagTAGTAGatgtaatactttttttttttttttttttttttttttttaatattgtgacTGATTGTGATTGTAAGCttgaaattctaaattataaaagatgaaTGTAATAGATACATTCTCAGAAGTAATTACATAGTGTgttgaattttgaaatatttataagatttactGTATAGAGAAACGAAAAGAGAGACAGATATTATCGTATTTGTGTgtgcaaaatatgtatagatatttcagtgcaaaaaaaaaactttgtctCACTGTAAATGGCTGTAAAGTGTGACTTTTGAATGTGAAGACAGGATATAGATAGCATCTTTAGATCttgataaaattgttatatatatgcaacttTCACTTAAGTTAAAGCCTCTTTTTTAGATTTGTATAAAACCTCACAACACATTActgtatatttctaataaaaatcacctatttaatctttcttatatttttgtatttttctcatttctcaTATTGTGCTAATATTGAGGATTCACAATCTTCATATAGTAGGATATTTTAGGAAATTTATTCTCTGTTCAaaaggcaaaaaaaaataatacatattattaggCGCGTTCCGATATCCACTGCCAGagtactgaaaatctatagtgtacgtgacgtaaattatagattttcagtactgGCGGTGAATATCGGAATGCAGTCATTGTTTCGCGATTGATATCATGGTGTTCATACGAGAATGTAAACAATGGAGTTATTAACGTAAAAATTCAGTTaggttttttgtaaaatagtgTATTTTCGAGTTATGGATTTTGTCGCCACAAAACGGTGTAAAAAGTGGAAGAAAAAGCGATATCTGAGGAGAAAACGATTGCAGGAACGAAGTAGAATTGAGGTTAAATCTGCGAAGCATTGGGAAGTCTtttcagaatatattaatctttttgatGCGCGAAAAATATTAGGAACGAGCATGATGCAGGCTGAtgctttttggaaaaattatgcaatagCCCAGGAATGGCAAAAGAGGTAAGtttataaaacagataaaatttattctgctctctctctctcttttttctgcaatattttttctttttcatggataaatttataaaagaattgcattaaattgcattaaagaaaaataattataatttaaacatatatatatatatatatatatatatatatatatatatatatatatatatatatatatatacatgtatgtgtgtgtgtgtgtgtgtatgtgtgagagACTAGCTTTTTGCAAAAGATTTAATTGTTCAATAAATTACTGCTTTCAGACATAATATAACCTGGTGGAGATCACGCTGTCTTGCTCTTGAATATGAGAATGAAATGCTGcgtaataaagtaaaatcgtTAGCTCAGCATTGTGCCAATCCTAATACAGTAATAACTCGGGAAAACAATCATCATAAAAAGAACAACGATAAagatacacagaaaaaaaactatacaAGATTTAATTCAGACATTGAAGGTCTTGAGTTTAATGTGACTGAagatatgttaaatttttttgagacGAGCGAGAGACACAGAAGACAATTGAAGCAAAAACGTATATCTGAAAAGATTGTGAGTGAGGAGGAATACCTTGTAGGAGAAATTCCCATTATTGATAGCGCTGAAAGTTTTCAcgcaaagaaagaagaagcaAACTTGTTATATGGTGATGGTGGTTCCAAAATATTAGCAATGGAAACTGCTTTGGAGGCTGCAgcaaacaaatataaagatacTATGAATCCTGAATATTGGCCCAATATTCCTCTTAAACCTTAAAATATCCAAATTACTTTACTATTTCATTTTGAAgcttaatgtattttaaacgtacttaaaaaatataatttttctttatataaataatcaaatgttattaaattgttatttgcatctttttttatatctctttttttttttttttttttttttttttatacttccTACTCTACTATATTTCATTGGTCTAGCATTCCGTCGTTATTACACAGGATTACCAAGAGATGGAGCCACCTCAATATTTTTGCACTCGAATAGCACCATCCAAGCTTGCATATGAATGTAAGAGAGCTACGTAATtacaaaactaaaaaaaaattcaaatattatttttcaaatgttcCTCTGagaaatcataatataaaatttacttttccgcactacttttaaatttaattgcagcACGCATACTAAACTTGCAGAGAAGTAAGAAGACATAACATCAAGTCGTTTCAAGTCTCTCGTTTAATTCGCACAATAACCGCGCGCGGTCATAAATGACACCTATCATAATGAAATACGCCGGGGGAAGAAAGCAATTAATAGCTACTAATCTAAAACGACGAAGCACAATTATActcacattattattactcgAATCGAAATAATTGATCTACGTATTCCATCGcagtatgaaaaatattaatgttccGCGACGCACGTCCATAGAAAAATCtgatagtaaaaaaagaaactgtaTGTGTGAAATAGTCTTACATATAAATCTAGAAAGATAGATGTTTTATGGCCtaattatttaagttaattatattaagttaattatatattatgcatatacgCAAAGTACAGTTCTAATTTTAGTACAATTCTGAATTCTTACAAGTACGAggaaatgcatatattttacctattatatacattattagacagcatacaaatacaaatgcatatttataaaatgtatatataaagtatttataataattatttgaacattttttttaaatatttatcacacaaaataatcataataaatatttttgtaattttagatttaacaaATCATAAAGatgatttatcataaatatctcagcaaatatttgtgaaaagtatttacaaaatattactacaaatatttattttcgtacttgctataaatattacataaaatatttaatctatattttaataatatgtacagcttttataatttttttctcatataatatatatataaaatatgcataaaatataatatttatatatttcagaaaaataaataataaaaatgtttatcgtaatattatgtCTAGATATGTATGcacgtatttatattattatacacgtcattatattttatgataccgttatatattcattgttataaatgtaataataataatatgctaaTACGATATTAGATTATCAAGGATCttttgaaagaagaaaaaaaaaaataaaaatcaatttagcTATATAAATTCTCGTTTACATTAGCGCGCCGCATTCCATTGTAAATTCGTCAAATGGTGTAAAGTCTTGCAATTTCATCGTTCGTGGCAAGTTTGCGTTGAAGTTTGCACCATGCCTGCATAACTCAATTACCGCGCATTGTGTTCGTGCCTTTGGTAGCACTGCATGGCGCATAGAGTAGATTTACCGTGTGTACGGCGAGGCGGGAAAGTAACGCGCGCGTAACTTGCTCACGGATCAAGGCCGTAACTCCTGCATGGATAACGCACGAGGTAAAGTGGTTGAAATTAAGTATTCAAGGCTCTCTGCTAGTCAGTCTCTTTTGTCGTTGATTGAACGTGGCATTGCTAGAATGTACTCAGGACTCAACGCCCGGAAACGCGAGGAAAcgcgaaagaaaaaataatgatatacgTAAGTCGTATTTTACACGCAAAAGTCGAAAGTATTTAAcgtattatttcaaatttatcccTATCTAACAGTTTAGTCGATGTTTCGCGAGAGCTTCTGAGATCGAAATTTATCGTGACAAGTTGTTGTGATTGAAAGGCTCTCGAGCGTGAACGGAACGTTTCGATAAGGGACATCGTGCGGCTGGATAATTTGAAGAAACGGAAGACAGCCCCGCAATATATCGGAGATAGATCGAAGCAGGAACGCGTGGTCTCTGGCCGGATCATCAGTACGTTATCTGTAGACCGTACCCTTCCTCGTCCCCCCTCTCGCGACATGGTCCGTAGGATTCTCAAACCAGTCCGTGAGGCTCGAGAGACGACGATACCTCCGTCAGAAAGAAAGCTcctaattatcaaaataacgCGTGTTGCGGTGCCGATATCCCGTTTACGTGTCGGATCGAGCTCTATCTTTTTACCATACTCCCACGGAATATCCGATCTTTGGTTCCCTTCGAATCTAAATTATTCTATCCGCGCGAGTCGGtgctttttcttatttttttcttttttcctgaagatataaatgtaaacgTGTAAGAAGTTTAGattgtttacattatttatccCTGATAAAAACAAAGTATACTCTAATTGAGACTTAACCCGAAGATATAATAACACAACGAGttatcgaataaaattaacaattattattttaacgttaTTTCATTAGTGACCATAAATGTCATCATTATATACACGTACGCGTCgtgcaatattatttcttttttattcgacAAGATATAACTTATAGACGGCAAGTTTCCAATCAGTGTAGAACACACACGTAACATGCAAAATgtccttcttctcttttcctgGTAAACCGGTCGGTCCTACGCAAAGTAGCTGCGCTCGGCAGAGTCGCTTTATATTCCCTCTACAACTTTCATTTAGATCTTTATCGATCGACTTTCACGGTGTGCTCGCG of Anoplolepis gracilipes chromosome 8, ASM4749672v1, whole genome shotgun sequence contains these proteins:
- the Tbc1d15-17 gene encoding TBC1 domain family member 15 isoform X1; its protein translation is MWDSCDESECSELTSIRTIDFATHEMFEPTEQGKDLCIHTGVVLRGANAREDEVHSSGTLNIVQYSFGKCIEWKPIEDSVVSECQDQDPEWSLVDTHTRRTRTNSEGPDSLGRTRTVKILFSDLKSFRVNHGGQQLIFMQRDGTTYVAFFQLCNAESFVNSLKGFIKFVKSRSDKNLYLVLDEVETVLKKSFAELDLFQENTSDYVWKFVKNLHNRPYETTLEAFSKLADIWLYKEPVKRPVEEAVADLLNQSLTIDHHPRVSVSVSGEGSGEEYEVIGVGVDLPPRPPCPRGAPLTQEQWEKCKDSEGRIINPEAVKEIIFRGGIFPSLRFEVWKFLLNYYPWRSTHNERLELKRKKTDEYFTMKLQWRTFTPAQESRFSDYRERKSLIEKDVNRTDRTHPYYAGDNNPHLEQLYDILMTYVMYNFDLGYVQGMSDLLSPILFLMDNEVDAFWCFVGFMDKVSTNFEMDQKGMKAQLCQLHTLLCTTEPQLAYYLNRHDSGNMFFCFRWLLVLFKREFSAIDILKLWEILWTGLPCKNFHLLICAAILDTEKNILIENNYGFTEILKHINDLSLHIELPWTISKAEGIYYQLMSMEDQIPDDVRVIIGLERLHKITSMNGSDDEASGNNARVNGARVNNSRRNSSSSANVKLGDDEVSFERGLNMTYM
- the Tbc1d15-17 gene encoding TBC1 domain family member 15 isoform X2, translated to MDLCIHTGVVLRGANAREDEVHSSGTLNIVQYSFGKCIEWKPIEDSVVSECQDQDPEWSLVDTHTRRTRTNSEGPDSLGRTRTVKILFSDLKSFRVNHGGQQLIFMQRDGTTYVAFFQLCNAESFVNSLKGFIKFVKSRSDKNLYLVLDEVETVLKKSFAELDLFQENTSDYVWKFVKNLHNRPYETTLEAFSKLADIWLYKEPVKRPVEEAVADLLNQSLTIDHHPRVSVSVSGEGSGEEYEVIGVGVDLPPRPPCPRGAPLTQEQWEKCKDSEGRIINPEAVKEIIFRGGIFPSLRFEVWKFLLNYYPWRSTHNERLELKRKKTDEYFTMKLQWRTFTPAQESRFSDYRERKSLIEKDVNRTDRTHPYYAGDNNPHLEQLYDILMTYVMYNFDLGYVQGMSDLLSPILFLMDNEVDAFWCFVGFMDKVSTNFEMDQKGMKAQLCQLHTLLCTTEPQLAYYLNRHDSGNMFFCFRWLLVLFKREFSAIDILKLWEILWTGLPCKNFHLLICAAILDTEKNILIENNYGFTEILKHINDLSLHIELPWTISKAEGIYYQLMSMEDQIPDDVRVIIGLERLHKITSMNGSDDEASGNNARVNGARVNNSRRNSSSSANVKLGDDEVSFERGLNMTYM
- the LOC140668667 gene encoding uncharacterized protein, with the protein product MDFVATKRCKKWKKKRYLRRKRLQERSRIEVKSAKHWEVFSEYINLFDARKILGTSMMQADAFWKNYAIAQEWQKRHNITWWRSRCLALEYENEMLRNKVKSLAQHCANPNTVITRENNHHKKNNDKDTQKKNYTRFNSDIEGLEFNVTEDMLNFFETSERHRRQLKQKRISEKIVSEEEYLVGEIPIIDSAESFHAKKEEANLLYGDGGSKILAMETALEAAANKYKDTMNPEYWPNIPLKP